A genomic window from Brassica oleracea var. oleracea cultivar TO1000 chromosome C8, BOL, whole genome shotgun sequence includes:
- the LOC106311518 gene encoding myosin-11-like produces MGTPVNMIVGSHVWVEEDSDVAWIDGEVEQLTGEEVVIQATTGKKITAKLSKIYPKDVEAPAGGVDDLTKLSYLHEPGVLQNLKIRYELNEIYTYTGNIVIAINPWP; encoded by the exons ATG GGAACTCCGGTAAATATGATTGTAGGTTCTCATGTTTGGGTTGAAGAAGACTCAGACGTGGCTTGGATTGATGGTGAGGTTGAACAGCTCACTGGAGAAGAAGTTGTGATCCAAGCCACAACTGGAAAGAAG ATCACTGCAAAGTTGTCAAAGATATACCCAAAGGATGTGGAAGCTCCTGCAGGTGGTGTTGATGACTTGACAAAGCTGTCTTACCTGCACGAACCTGGTGTCCTTCAGAACTTAAAGATCAGATATGAACTTAATGAGATCTAT ACATACACAGGAAACATCGTTATAGCGATTAATCCTTGGCCGTGA